The genome window CTGATTTTGTTTTGAAGGTATGTCTtcacatattttgtcttgttacTGATAATAATCATATAAAGACACTGATAGGGTTTTGTTTATTTGCTTGGCTGGGACAAAAGGTTTCACATTTTTCCCCCTCACTATTTTGATTGCAGGCCAAACCAAAACGGGAAGAAGAGGTTATTAAGCCAATGAAGGAACCAGATTTGAAGCCTCAGAAAGATACAGGCTGCGTCATCTCTTAAATAACAGGAAGACACTACTCCCATACTGTACACAGGCTTAAATTCCACCTAACAGAGATATGGAGTCCCATTTCCTTTCCATGAAAAGTCCTTGTTGTTTCTTTGAATTATGgtaaaatgttttacattatGCTGATATGCAGTGCTACCAAGCCAGACTATTCAGTCATTGAGTATAAAATGGCCTCTGAGAAAAGGTTATTGGTGATGGGGGGGATAACATAATAGATATGGGAGTAGAAATGTTAATCAACAAGGAACAGAAGAAAAGCATGGATTTATTCATGCATTGGCTTGTTTTATCTGTAGTGTTTTATGGTCAGTGATTTACGGTAGCATCTGTTGTACTTCATTTTATACGTAGCTGTTTTCACATTTTTTTGGGACCAAATATTAATGGGTCAGACTTACAGCTGAATTGTTCTCTCACTAGTGCTGTTGGGGATTTTGTTAAAAGCCCCCGTCATATTGGATCTTTATTTATTGCTCATTTAAGAAACTGACAAATCATATAGTAAGAACTTAACACTCCATGATGAATATCTAATCATTTGAGCAAATCgtatgttttcatttattttctttttctGTCTCTGAGATTCTCTAATTGAATCAGTTTTCTTGTAACTGAAAGGACACTCCTGTACATACTATCATATTATTCCTATTCTCTCAAGACTCTCCATTGCTGGGTAGGGCCTGTATTTATTATAGTAACCATTGTGAAATATTCCCCTCTTTTTATTAGAGATTTGAGGACAAGGCAGGGGTTGTCTTGGGTCATAATAACCATAGCAAGGCCAACAGTTCAGCAGGAACATGGAACAACATCTGGGAAGCACTCAGGAGAGCGCAATGTGCTGAATGTTGCAGATAATAAATGTAATTTATAAAGCTGATATGAGCATGTCTGAACGTTCCATAACATTGTACCCTACGGATCTTCCTGTGATCTCAAACTGTTTTAAATAACCCAGGCTAGTGGCAATGGTTGCTGTTAAGACTGATTGATGAGCGCAGGAACAATAGAATAATGGTTAATGAAATTCAAATATGATGTCAATCATAACCTGCTCAAACCATTTCAGTGAAGGTTTGTTGTACTTTGGCACATAGATTTCCATACATAGTGTAAAACCATCAAATTCATTTACTCATTTATATTTTATCTGTAAATGACTGATATACTCCATATGTATGCATTACTGTAGCTTTCTGAGTACTGATTCGCCATCATTTCCTAACTGTTTTTTAGAACTAATGACAACTAGCCTCTATTGAGGTAGTACGATAGGGGGACAAGTAACCACTAGTATAGTATACTAATTTGCCAATCAAGGAAGACAATTTGGCATTCTTTCTGTGCAACCTCAGAGCCCATTTGAATGGCATTACATTTTAAATCGTATTAGTCACACCGATGTCAGAACTCAGTGTAGATGTACTGTATCCAGCTCTAAATTAGAATGAAAATAACACAGACTATATATTATCTTTACAAGCCCTTTTTATTCTTGGAACAATGGATTTTCACATTCAAGGaccaattgtatttattttaatgaACACATGTCATTTGCTGTATCATAATGTATACACCAGTCTAACATTACTCTTCTTCGAATGGTGTCCTTTGTTGAAAATGTGTTTCAAATGGAAATAAAAACATCAAGAAACCTGAATTACTATTTTATGTTAAGTTGAAACACTACATTTCCTGGTGTGTGTTGTAGTTAGGGTTGCAGAATTTCAGGAACTTTCAAAATCCCTGGTTTTCCGGAAATCCCAGCCGTAGAAAGACATCACATCATTGTATGTCCCATTATGGTGTATGTGAGggcatgggcagtgccattgaggccatctccatttgaAGTAGTCAATTTTGTTCTACTTTTATGGGTTGGCAAACAAACTGCCACCTGTAGTGTTgcttgaacaggtataaagacaaggttggtgatttactgccacctgcattCATTGAATGTTTGCTCAAGAGTACaattcattggctgatcactCCTCGTGTGATCCTTCCTTAaaccataggaagtcccacccagttgactacctcaaaattgtgaaagtcctcaatggctCTACCCATGCAAAAAATTGGCTTTTGGGCACTAGCatcctctttctatctctatgGTTAGTATCATTAGCCAGAGGAACAACAGTACTGCATATAGCAGTTAACAATAAAACTTGACATTTAAAAAAGCCCAACCCTCAGCCTTAGAAGGAACTGAAATGAGTAGCCTGTCATCCAAAGGCAGCGTCTGACTGGTGTACACAGTAATCATGACTCAAATGTGTGTTTCTGGTGTGTATTAGGTTTCAAAACTAATGAAGGACTTGgtatttttcttttttcttttgtcTTGACTGACCATTCCAGTAGCATCAAAGTGGAGGAAATGTATTTACTCTGAGCTGAGAAAACATTTATACTCTACAGGCAGCAGCACAAGGAAAGGAAAACATTTTCTTCAGTGAAGAATGAGCGAAAGTTTCAAGGAAGTAAGTGCTGTTCATATGTATGCTAAAGGGTTTAACTGTCGGAGGGTTATAGGCTTTTCTTTATAATTACTTTTTCAGTATCTCTCAATTCAGAGCTACTTTTATGATTGCTACCTGTATGGATCATGCTAATAGTGCCTTAAAGCTagaatctgcagttgctacatccatttttggatttaTAGATGTATGATATATACTCATTGAATATAACGTATACATGCCTCATGACCTTAGTTGAACTGTCGTACACTATCAGAATCAAAAATGTAAGCTTgttaatgtaaacaaacactgtatagcctcaaaacatggttaaaactatcatatCGATATCATGGGTGCATCCATAGCGCTATGTATTTGAGTGGTTGTATTTTTCTATTCccttccctcagctttttaccaaaacagatgTGGGGTATCCACTTTactattgtttcaactgcagattctAGCTTTAAGACTATTCCTTGACTAATAGATGGTGCCATTGGAAATTGCTAACCATAAGCTAATGTAGTACGCACACAGACACCATTATCAAGCACAACCACAGACCTTATATGAATTGTTTATGCAGAACTGGGGTATTCGAGAAGATATGGAGTAATTCACAGTGTGTCTCTCAGGGCCCTGACATTCAGGGGACACAGTTCAGGGGTCCCTCTCTGTCCCAGCAGAGGAGGGTCATCCATTTCTCCAGCGGTGAGACTCTGGAGGAAGATAacagtgaggaagaggaggatacaTCACATGAGCAGGTGTTTAGGGAGCCTGAAGACATGGTATGGAAGTATTCAAACAGATAAGATTTAGATTCTTAGTAGAAATACTTTTTTGTCCATTAGTAGTCTAAATGTAGCACTAACCTGTGTGTTTTAGCTTAAACTCCCGTGGAAAGCATATACTTGGTCTCTGGGCAGGAAGTCATTGCGCAGTAAGTTGCATTCCATTCCAGTGTGCTCTTGAAACATTCAAATTCAGCAAGGCAGTGTACTCCATATAATTCAGTTATTGTATAGAAATAATGCTTTACCACTGTATGtccattaaatacatttttgaaaaggtCTTACATAAAGTATTTTTGTCTTCAGCTTGTGATTTTCTTGGGGAAAAACTGGCTGGTCTACTTGGCCTTAACACTGCCAAATACCAGTATGCTGTAGACGAATATCAACGCTCCATTAAGGTAAGGTAGTTGTAcacataacataacacatcacaTAGTCTTTCTTGACCACATAGGGCCAGGCATGAGTTTTTCCTGACAATGTGAGCTGACCAGGTACAACCTGGTGATAGGCATTAGGCCCAACAGTTGTTCCTGTTCTGGTCAAGTGGCCAGGAAAAGCTCCTAGACCTACATATAAAGTCTGCACTACATATTCAGAAATGTACATATGAATGTTTCCATTCATCAGTCTGATGTCTGAGTTTCTAAACCTAATTGAAACATTGATAACCCAACGGTTTTGATCACTTCTAGACCACAGCCAGTAAAGAAACTGAATGCTCTTATGAGGAAGGCACAGAGAGAATTCACCTTTCTTCAAGGATGAGCAGTGAATATGGGGCCACAAGCTTCTACAGACTCCCTGCTGGTTCTCAAGCCTCCCAAAACATTGAGCACAGAACTACAGGATCCCACAACAAGGGCTATCAAAATGATAATGAGCACTGAGAAAGAACTAGCTATTATGAATTTAACATATTAACATGTGTTAAGAAAGCTAATATTAatgttgatgtgtgtattttTTGCTGTTCCTCTCGCTATGGTTTCTACCAAACCAGGGTTCAAATACATGTATATTTGATATTTAAAATACTTgtttctgtgtatttgagtattgcCCAAAACCAGTACCTTTATACTCCTAAGACCCAGGAATACCTTTTTGTCCTCTCTGGTGGACATCAGTTCTTGGTCCATATCACTGAGGCCATACAAGCCACTGTATTGAGTCCTGCTGCCGTCAAAATTAGGCAATTTTATGGAAAATTTTAAGAGTGTGTAATTATTAATTCTTTTTGTGAGTTTGATATTCAAATTGTTTCTAGAAAGTGAATATCTCAGGAATAGTTAAGTGAGTTGTCAGGACGGTGTAATAATTGTTTCACATTAAATAAGGGCTAAATAAGAGCTTATCAAGAAATATCCTCTGTAGTGGACCACCCGGATGCCGCAACTATGTTTTCACctactgtacccattgactgcAATGTCCATTTTTTTCATATTTACGTCCTAATGACCACCACAGGGAACAATTTTGCACTTACAataaaagataaataacaatattatTTTCTTGGTAACGTTTTTTTTTCTCACCCTAAACACATGTtatgtaaaatatatatgtattggtcaagaatataaatgcaacatgtaaagtgttggtcccatgtttcacgagctgaaataaaagattccagacattttccatttgcacaaaaagcttatttctctcaaattttgtgcacaaatttgtttacatccctgttagtgagcatttagcctagtggttagagatttgggccagtaaccaaaaggttgctaaaTTGAATCCCCGTgttgacgaggtaaaaatctgtcgttctacccctgaacaaggcagttaacccattttttctaggctgtcattgtaaataagaatttgttcttaactgacttgcctagttaaataaataagaaAATGTCTCCtatgccaatataatccatccacctgacaggtatggcatatcaagaagctgattaaacagcatgatcattacacaggtgcaccttgtgccggggacaataaaaggccactctaaaatgtgcagttgtgtcacacaacacaatgccacagatttgtcaagttgagggagtgtgcaattggcatgctgactgcaggaatgtccaccagagctgttgccagataattgaatgttaatttttctaccattagtcgcctccaacgtcgttttaatttggcagtatgtccaaccggcctcacaactggagaccacgtgtaaccacaccagcctagggcctccacatctggcttcttcacctgtgggatcgtccgagaccagccacctgatgaaactgggtttgcacaactgaagaattgtctgcacaaactgtcagaaaccatctcaggttAGTTCATCTGCGTGtccgtcgtcctcaccagggtcttgacctgactgcagttcagcgtagCAATCGACTTCTgcgggcaaatgctcaccttcgatggctactggcacgctggagaagtgtgctcttcacggatcaatcccgacttcaactgtaccgggcagatggcagacagcgtgtatttttattttatttatttatttaacctttatttaactaggcaagtcagttaagaacaaattcttatttacaatgacggcctaccaaaaggcctaaataaataaataaaattaaacaaaaatataggacaaaacacacatcacaacaataGAGACAACACCACAAgatagacctaagacaacaacatagcatggcagcattacatgacaacacagcatggtagcaacccAACATGACGACAACCATGTATGGCGCTGTGTGGGCgaacggtttgctgatgtcaacattgtgaacagagtgccccatggtggcggtggggttatggtatgggcaggcataaactacggacaatgaacacatttgcattttatcgatggcaatttgaatgcacagagataccgtgacgagattctgaggcccattgtcgtgccgttcatctgccgccatcaactcatgtttcagcatgataatgcacggccctatGTCGCAAGGACctgcacacaattcctggaagctaaaaatttcccagttcttccatggcctgcatactcaccagacatgtcacccattgagcattttTGGGATGTTCTGAGAtcaacgtgtatgacagcgtgttccagttgccgccaatatccagcaagttcacacagccattgaagtgggacaacattccacaggccacaatcaacagcctgatcaactctatgtgaaagaGATGTGttacgctgcatgaggcaaatggtggtcacaccaggtactgactggttttctgatccacgtccctaccttttaaaaaaaggtttctgtgaccaacaaatgcatttctgtattcccagtcatgttaaatccacagattagggcctaaataatttatttaaatatactgatttccttatatgacctATAACTTAGTAacatcgttgaaattgttgcttgttgtgtttatatttttgttcagtgtatacatatatataatatATCCCTTATTTTTTCTCCCAGCTGTCAGAATGTTATTTTAGTATTTGAATGGTTGTTTGACAAAACAAACAAATAGTCTTCCAAATTGTATTTGAAAGTActgtattttcaaatacttatttcaaatacctgggttaaatTCATGGGAGTCAGAATTGGATCATTTTCAAATACTTTCCAAAATTAAACTACTTGTTCTTTCAAATAAAAGTTATATGAATAATTGTTTTGAAATGTATTGAAAAGTAATTTAAATACttgaaatagcatttgacctcagGTTGGTTTCTACTCTATTGCACTTTATCTGCCTATATTAATAAAATGCTGGATTTGAAAAAAATTGACATTTTCCATGCATCCCTTCAAATTGATTGCATTTCTTACAAAATGCGTTTGTACAGTATGCGAGCAAATGTCAGACATATTTTTTAGAGCATAGCTAGTTGCTACATATGACTAAATTCAGGACAGGGCCAAAAATATTCGACGaggatgggattcgaacccacgCGTGCAGAGCACAATGGATtagcagtccatcgccttaaccactcggccacctcGTCGTTCTACCCAATGCTAAACAGTTAGCTTTATCAAACCAAGCTACATATATTGCCCCGTTACATGTTTTCACAACATATAACGTTGCATTTCAGGATAGTTCTGATTTGTATAaataaaatgtatacattttagctagctacatctgtCTTAATCATTCCATTGTggtagatagctaacgttagccagctataATTTTTAAACTGGACCTATCAGCGTAAGAAAACACTTGAAACGCAGGCGCATTCTGAATTCAACAAATATCCAGTAGCAGCAACGAATGCTTTGAAAGCCAATATGCAAATGATTGAGAGAGTAATTTAGGCTGTTTCGGATTATCGTGAGTTGTATAACATAACTCTAAACTCGTACAAGGACTCACAGAGAAAGGCAAGGGCATGGAGAGCTGTAAAATCTGCAAGTGGAAATGCCTGGTAAGGACAGCTTGCTGATAGCAAAATAACCTTAGTTAGGTAACTCGTAAGGGTGAGGACTAGATGGTATACAACTACGAAGATAAtggacttttcgtagcaggttaggataattaggttaagggTAGGACAATTGTTAGGTTTAGGGATAATTAAAATGCAGAAATTCTCCCGAAACGACATTTTCTTTTTAACATTTAGACGCTATTTGCGTCACTTCCGTCCGTAGCAGTATAGCATCTAGCCACAACCGCAAGTAAATTAGCCAACTTGCTAGCTACTTGCTTGAACTGTGTTGTTGACCAAATACACAACTTTCTCTCACCTATTAGTTAGCTAGCTGCATACATAGCCAGCTACATACCTGCCAATTATTATTTCCCTAATCAAACAACAATGTGATCCCTGCAATAAGGTAAATTAGAAATaaacatattgtaatgaaacagcagggagcaggtctcgaaccctcgaccttctagcccgaggtccggcgcgctatcgattgttccgcaaaagcatgctcatgcGGCAGaatcgatttccgcgcttataaacccagggtcgttgcactactccctcctttcaaagagcgcgtcctcgcgctagcttgcgaatctaagtcttacaggaacgcgctcaccggccaagcacacgc of Salvelinus namaycush isolate Seneca chromosome 29, SaNama_1.0, whole genome shotgun sequence contains these proteins:
- the LOC120024584 gene encoding protein FAM177A1-like isoform X2, coding for MSESFKEGPDIQGTQFRGPSLSQQRRVIHFSSGETLEEDNSEEEEDTSHEQVFREPEDMLKLPWKAYTWSLGRKSLRTCDFLGEKLAGLLGLNTAKYQYAVDEYQRSIKTTASKETECSYEEGTERIHLSSRMSSEYGATSFYRLPAGSQASQNIEHRTTGSHNKGYQNDNEH
- the LOC120024584 gene encoding protein FAM177A1-like isoform X1: MNCLCRTGVFEKIWSNSQCVSQGPDIQGTQFRGPSLSQQRRVIHFSSGETLEEDNSEEEEDTSHEQVFREPEDMLKLPWKAYTWSLGRKSLRTCDFLGEKLAGLLGLNTAKYQYAVDEYQRSIKTTASKETECSYEEGTERIHLSSRMSSEYGATSFYRLPAGSQASQNIEHRTTGSHNKGYQNDNEH